tgagctgtttacgggcattattagttttcaatttttttagttttttttctataaataacaataaaatttcatctgttgggccaaaaagtgtaaaaatttaatgcaaggctcttgatataatgttacaatagcagttaaaaaatattaaaaatacatatgcacattttttttttataagaatttgaagttaaaattttgacaaaatttatcaaatttaaaattgaataattatttcgtagttaaaaatgtataaaatgctcaacttttatatctaaggattgaaaattgaaaacaagatttcacgtaagtagttaattctgttaccaaaaaatctaaaaaatacatatgtacagtttatttttatagtcattttaagcttaaatttggacgaaattacatattaaaaaacctgcaataactattttgttattttgttgtgattgtataatattattcgtgggtacttgaaacttctaaagtatactattatattatatctatgatagtaccacgatttgttgttgatgtataatgcgttataagtacataatggatattgtgatattattaatttggaatttattatagaaaccatcattggtcaattttttttttataccatagactatataatattatgtcttatacctagactgacataccgtctccgctcagaatcatttttcttatacaatgatattatatcattgaattcaaatttaataccattttacagtgacccacttgtaatctactatacagcagagcgacatccacttaccctcctttataatgtttaaaattcgaAGAAAaacagcatttttttaaaaagactgATTTATAAAAAGCCAGGGCCCCGCAATACATAGCGCCAACATTGCTTTTTGTGAATAGCTTAGTTTTTGACAAATTAAGAATTTCTAAATTTGAATAtactcataatttaaaatatgacctAAAAGCGCAACCCTAACATTATAGAgtgatatataaatagttaaatacacTTAAATAGGTTAGTAATACACTTGCTAAATGTATACATACTAGATATACCCactggatatataatatatacagtgtgaCGTGTGTActgcagtggcggatccaggggggcAAAAGAGGCATATGCCCCTTCCAATCGCCGTAGTTCCCCtatgttttacactgtgtttagccaatttttctacattttgtaCTCCCCCCCCATGCCACCCCTAAAATTAAGCATTGAGCTTGTCATAAGTAATCGTCATTAATCAATATCTTCCTGATACacgttatatatgtatttaataagtaatataacgtTAATTATACTGTgggttataattgtatattatttgttcagCTTTTAGGAAAATGGTATGCAATACAAAAAACATCAACGTCAAGTCGGTGTCTGGaatataactttgaaaaaacAGGCGAGCCCAATGCATATAAATTAGATCAAATGAGCGAAAATTCTATAATCAATGTGGCGAAGTCCAATAATTACCACTATGTTGGAAATTTGAAAGCGGATCCAAGCTTACCTTCAAGAATGATAGCTAATTTTCCTTTAAGTAAGtaatggttaaaatatattgtagaaaataattctttcgaaaaaaaaaaatacaaaaaactaaGTCGGAAACCCATCAACGATGCAATTGTTAACAAGCACTTGGTGAAGgttccaaaaatatatacaattttttttacaaataaaggCTTATCAAAACTGGATTCCCGTAGTTTTAAGGccaatatatatgtaattattacagGTTAATGACCGCAGTAGTTGAAGCCTTATTaacccaataaaaaaaaagtttttttacaaaaagatattttaaaatttacctatttaaaataatccaaATTCATTGGTTTTACACAATCTCATTTAAgatttaactatacaatatacatattatatatatatataaatatatatgttatcaaGGAGTGAGGGGACGCAGGAGGACTCGGTTCTCCTATACCTCTGACCGCGGTTAAAAAGCGTTccctttaacaaattaggattttatacattagacattatacataaaattatatacggaACGCTTAAAACTGTATGGAGACATTAGTCCCCTCTAGAATTTTTTCCCATTTTAACCCCTgattataattagaaatatatatttctgtaattaatacacaatattttttaaaaaaatggcggtttaaagtaaatcaaaattaaataacctcATACAAACTTTACTCTCGAATTAACCCCATGTCTTAATGTTACCCTTATAGTATCATAATCCCCACTTCTCTAACAGTAAAATATCTTGTTATAATTTTAGACCCACGTTTAACTTGGGCTCTATACATTAAATGTTAATGGGTTGTCTTTGAATTACCGTATACGCATGTTACAAACTCTACTTAAGAATTaagtattactttattagtaacCTAACtatggttaccaaacaattattataataataaaatattaacatttcaaCAAATGtccgtattttttttcgatatattttgaaaagtaggtacctatagtgagCTGAGCattgttaagtattttattttgaccaATGTGGATTAcggattacaattatttaactcGAATTTCGAATCAATCCGTTTTATCCGGATTTAGGAACCAATCAGTTGATTTGGATTTCGGATTCAATCCGGCTGCACTTTTTTCGAGATAATCagctattttttcattattatcaatagataatatatatatgactatataatacgaatatacgatCTCGGATCTATCGACAATcgaattatagttatatagtattCAGATAAGAAAAgtaatggtaaataaaataatgatattgttttcaaaacGCTTTATAATCTGgattagtacctattttaaatccAGATTAAACGGATTGTAACTTTGTTTCAATCGGTATCGGTAATTTGGATATGTATTGATCTGGATTTAGTGCTCAGCACGTCTAGCGCCACTACCTACTGAGAAATTTCTACTTTTGATCCACCAGAgaacaaattaaattcaattttctaccagaaacatTCTTCGAAGTTTATGATCGGAGCATTGTCTTCACTCTTCtggcacaaaaataaaaacacttattgaaaatcaatatttttctcaactcataaaatataaggattgaaaacccTCAAaacatcataattaatatacatttttatttatataggtgttGCAGGTAAAGCGTCGTTTGTTGTTTTTTCAACGGACTACACAAATTACGCCGGAATATTTTCTTGTCAAAAAATACCTCTCGGTAACAGACATTCAGTGACTATTTTATCTAGATCAAAAACTTTGGATAAACAATACGTAGATAAGGTTAGTTAATTATTCactgaaataatttatcaaatatgtttaaaaatatggcACATGAGGTTTTTGTAAAGTTCATTCCTACGGGCTACGATGAATGGTGATGGGATAGTGATTTTTTCACTTATTTAAACCTACATAACGTCTTTATTTAACCCAATAACaaatattcctaaaaaaaatctgttttttttgaaaataaagcCAACGTTTTCCAAATTTATTCGATAAAACTTTATACATTCTGACCTCTAGGACTCTAGGTTTTAACTCCTTAATTGTAATAGCAACGAACACCTATAAAAGTATAAGTTTAATAACGACAAATCCTGATTTTAGGTGCGCAACCGCATTGCTTCGAGCAACGTAAATCCATTTGACTTAACCATCGTTGATCAGAACAACTGTGCACATCTCAACACAACAATGCGCGTGGAAATCAATGACCAAACATTCAGCTCACACAACATCGGTCAGGCGGTGCGCAAAGTAGGATCGAAAATTGGCGATGGTGTCGAGTACGTGATCGAaggtggtaaaaaaatatacaaatcagTGAGTAGTTCAGAAACCAAAGATAACCCCAACAGTGAATTCGAGTTGATGCCGTAGAATGTAGATTAATATCGTAATAAATACTTGCATAATAAACTatgtaaacttatttttattgtaattaatattcaggaatatctatttatagtttatacctataggtatggcTCTATCTACCTAAATCACAACACATTTCCTATGActgattatcaaaaatatttattttatagtttataaataattttttttattttactttacaacTGCAGTTCGTAGTTTGTACATTTGTTATAGATagagttttaattatttgactatacatttatacatcgatattaaatattatacagaatttgagaaatatattttgttattaatataatagtttatttttatttgtttaatcaaAGTTTTATTCTttctttgcataatattataggtaaatctTCTCATCGGAACGTCGGgtcttcaaatttttaaactagcaattggattttttaaatgtacctacttgttaactgttatattatcaacgtttacaataattatactaaaaacgAAAAGCTAAAGAActaaaggaaaataaaatgatgtaactcctacaatctacatattataacagaACAAAAATACTTTcatagttgaaaataaaaattatactattacacattctaaatttaataaaatatacgaataatctaatatatatatatactaagctaatcagtacctataataaattacaaaaaaataacacataatatattttattatatacttatacagttatacctatatcagtaAGTTATATGGTCGATTGTTAAATACTTCGATATATGTTGTAAAAATCGTTACACTCACAAGggtaaaaacaaatcaaacttTTGATAGTCAAGTAGGTAGttcaatagttataacttataagtatttaaattttaggctACTATTCGGAGTAGTGAACAACATTTTTCAGGATTTCCGTGTACCACTCAATTCCGAtcatcaaactttaaatgcttggaTATTAAGTCATAATTAATGAACTAACTGtacgaaatttgatttttatagattgaaatactgtgaataatattctgctttggaatatgaaattaaaaatgtaggtacaatgcCATTCAAAAAGTaagactttttaaaatattctatagattatgtaaaaaaaaatgtttgaaaaggttgaaacttcaaaataatgagtacacttaaatggatcactatctgtaataatatataatattattatattagattctgagtggagcaattaatgttttgattttataatgaagtgtgttttaattttaattttttgtgtctatgaaggacgtaggtatattgtaaacGAAAAGTAATCAAAACCTaggaggaaaaaaaaaaattgttcggtCAAAAATCTTGAACTTGTAATACAGCGTTCCTCAGAAGTTGTttaatagcagttaaaaatattaaagatacataggaacgattttttataagcatttaaagttcaaatgttgactaaattcatcaaaatcatacaaatttgcaaattattttgtagttaaaaatttataaaatgttgaatttttatgGCTAAGGATTGaagatttaaaacaaggttcgtatataaattattaatactctataacagtggttctcaacctggGGGGCGCGACAAAATTGCAGGGGggcttgaaaatgttgaaaaaaaatgttaattgtatatttaataatagttaattttaaattataaattttaaattataattttttttcattgaagttgtattcatattaatccaataaacaacattaaagtatagtttacatataaatattatgcatacatcaaTCTTATAGTAGTGAGGGGGGAGGCGTGAActcataaaatagtttgaaagggGGTGTGGACctcaaaaggttgagaacccttgctctattaacaaaaaacattcaaaagatatgttaacacaatttttttttatagatattttgagttaaaattgggatgaaattagatattttaagatactttttttcttcaatacatTTTACCTATCCTCCAGACGAACacgattaaatataattaagagtaatcatatattataagctaatgCCATATCAACACTTCGTAATGATAACATGAAAGTAATAAAAGACGAAGGCGCCAGACCGACGCGACAAATGCGTATAGTTAATGTGAAGTCTAGACTCGTTTTATCACGGAACTAATAGGACAACATATTATCAATATtccaatatatgtatatatttaaactgtAGTATAATGCATACTAGCCactaggtatttttattaattttaagttaaaacataattatacttaaaacaaaatgaaaaaaacccattattaatattgtgtgtttaaaaacacattttattttgaaacttcGGAGAGAAATCGTGGTTAGCCTATTTTAATGTCACATAGGTTAGGCCAGCGTTTTATAATTGAGATAATACCGATGTcttgttagttttattttttttttataatcgatCCAACTTCCAAGTAATAATACGCAGCACAACATTTCGAAGTTTCGAACAATCTGGGCCAATAAAACGTGAATTGATAAGATTATAAGAATGTTACTGTGTTCTACGATTAGACAGTGGTGTTGTATACAACAGCCTACTTCAGCAATTAGCTGAATAACCCATTGATAACATAACCACTAATCAGAGAAGAGAGAACATAGCCacagttttacaataataataataataataataataatttttaaccacaattattacaattatatgacaatttattttttttcttttgtggtTAGGCGGCCAAGGGGGGCTCAAGGGGTGGCCGATACAAATTTAGGGTGGCAGTGGCTCGCCGACACCGATGATGTCATCACTCACCATAAATCCTTGGATAGTAACAGTATCAAGGACTTAAATAGACAtaccaaattcaaattttggtgCAATAGACTATAAACgaatattttaaacgaaaataacgattgttgttatttaaaaatattattcatgggtatttgaaactattaagtatattattatattttgtaggtacctacacacaatgccattttcaaaatataagtactgaataatattttccaattgttttatttttaagagctggtaaaaatgtttaggttcgatcaaaaagcttaaaaatttaatacaagatccaaaatttgtagttttatagctatttgaaaatattaaaaatatataggcatgatattttataagcatttttagttcaaattttgaacaaattcataaaatcacaaacatttgcttattattaagtaattaaaaatgtacttatacctactatattcaATTGCCTATTtaatgagttatgagtatttataCCACAATTTAATAGGAATGCATTCGCATCGTTCTACGGTAAATCGGTATATTGACtcaaaatatgataacaataatacattataataattaataactaataatataaattataataaatgcaatgttttcggctaaaattaattcaacttgccAAATCTATTCCCATAACGGCCataactaatagtaaaataaatatcataaaatataggtacttaccctTAGAAATATAGGTTGACAGAGGGTCTTCGCATAGAATTTTATTTcgtatgcaattatttatcattgaatttacatttaacaCATAGGTAGTGAGTATCACTAGTATCATAGGTAGAAGTATCATATAAGTGATAATTCAATCATACTCGATAATTTTTGTCTATATAGATCCACCACTAAAGCTAATAGGTAggttggtaggtacttaattattcTGTAATACTGTAGGTACATTCCACGATTGTCTCCGTCGATGACTagtaatatttcttaaaattatttttcttaatataaatttttttttagcaatagGTACACATAACTATAAGAGACGGTCAATGTTAGTAtttgaacatataataatatgtaatttattatataatataaacacgcaAGATCATTAAATTCGCAGCCCTGGACTAAtcgattaattttataacataacatacaattttgaagatcttaatataatattatattcatcttttatgtttgttttggtTAACTTCTGGTCTGTACAATTAATGTGAAATGTCAATCAATTCAGAATTACattcatattaggtattaatccTGCAGATATCTATGTGTTCTtgatcaacaaaaaatatattttattaattataggtataggtacctacaaaagataacataatttgattatttgataaattaaattgtataaaatacgacataatattcaacaaagTTTTCTTATATACACGTAAGCACGTaagatatttacattttacatgttcctatatagtataaaatagttGTTTTCTTATAGTTTCAACAGCATGGTACATTGGTACACAATAACCATACAGAACATGAAGTACCTAGGTAGGAGGTACCCATGTTACtaactattatgtttataacttgTAAGGTGAAGTAGAacatactattaattttataaattatacatccagatagtaaatatataaatatatacaaaactataatatgttaataataatattattcaaccatTTAATTGAGTTTAAAATCATTTCATGCTGCTATAATTGTAGcggtaaaattatataggttcCAACTACCAGGCAATGGAGCCAATGGAGGCACTATAGAAAGGATAGTCCTCCAACCCCCACACAATTTTCTCCGTGCACGGAGATTCATATACAAGTATCATGTAAGTGttgaatttttgtaaaatgtgtaatgatatattacatattatattattatgtatctttgTGGCCGATCCATGAGGAAATAACCCTTAATTACCCTCCACCATCGCATTTTgctcaatattattacatacctaatgtggatattatgaacaatataaAGTATTGTACTAATGGTATAttttggatgaaaaaaaaaatgtttaaaaaaatattatagtatgataaataagtattaatatattatataccaatgcATTTAGTAATgcggatatattttaattatgtgagaaatattaaatagactGTCCAATCACAAACAATTAGTCTTCAATGTATTGCAGCATAGAGTTAACATAAACAGTTTTAAgtttcatgaaaatatttttctttcataatttttcatattaattgtcATCGCAATAAGTGAAGAAACTTGAATGTATCAACCTGTAGAATCGAATGAATGAACTTGCAACAGACAATATTAGCGCTTGTAAAAACgggcaaataaaaattaattttttgatgtaGATACCTAATAGGTACAGAAATTCTAACGATTAGGTACCATGCGCTCAAACACGGAAATCACTTCGACGCCAACGACGCGGGTTTGTACGTCATTCGCCATTCGGTACAATACAATCGTTTATGTGGTACTCGCTGTACAACATATTAacataaagtaattattaattatgattctCGCAGATTTCCACTGacgtcgtaatataatataatataattatacactgtTAGTGGGTAAGCCGTAAGGACATATGCAGTGACATAACCAGAGTTCAAATATTGGGGGTgctacaattaaaattttatttagctTATTTTAACTCTGCCCCTCCATACAACTCCCCCCATCACATtgccaatatttaattttaactacaataaaacTCGTTTAATACGCTCTCCAGCATGAGACGATGTTTTCCACCGGTTTCTAGACATTTCCTATCCTAGATACTATACTAGTTAGCctaaattctaaaaaccaaCTGCAGGCTTTTCTTTATCTAATCAGAAAGACGCTCTTTTGATCAGCAAAtcacaataaataactatagtaattaaaaatttccaGAATgttaaagaaacaaaaaataaactttttcttTCCAAACACATCAAAAAGTGACacattaatgtacctatgtatttttgatattatattacatttgtaattaattaataaacctgtagttttactttaattaataaattaacctgttttactgtaataaataaataaacacgatATTTTAATCacgtaggtttttttttcaatttccgcATAAGACGTTTTCCCACTTAAGACGTTAATGTACCTAAATTCACTGTATTAAGATTTccacatgatattatttaaaaaaaaatttcaaaccatttaatttaatttaacacgtTGATGGATACttcactttattatttttctaaaaaaccaTCTATAAAATATCCAATAACATTTCAAAACCTCTATAgcagtaatatttttagtaatactATAGGGTGTCATATTCCTGTATAGTATAGTGCCAAATGGCCCGATGTAGATATAGGTGGTCACTGGTCAGGAAAACTTATTCTTTCATAAGAGTCTATTGAAAATATCACTGCTATAAcagtaatgataatttttagatGGTTTTCATACTACCTACTGCTGTtatagcaatatataatatagataatgaatattgtaaatctgcatatacaataaattgttaaacaaaACTTTCTGCGCCTAAGCCAACAACTGTGTTTAGTATTTTCTTTTTGTCAATTCCATTAGTCAAATCTCTTTCGACTTTCgatgtttatactttatgatactaaagttgaaaaaaCGCTGCTATACCCCATACTATTCCTTAGccaatttttttatctacacATAAATGAAAAACTGCATTCCCTCGCAGTCTCGTGTAACTCTCTCAGTGATAGGAAATTCAGCTAGGTAATACAAtactaataggtaggtataatacaaattacaaaacatttaattggaaagcaagataaaaaaaaaaaaaaatatgaactgaTAATGATTCTTAGAAAACTATCgtaggtatttgtaattattaagaCAGATAACTTGGGGTGCTTAAATTAAAGTTGGGGGTGCTTCAAGTGCTTCTATAATACCACTGTAGTTGCGCCACTGCGCAATacgtaaggtttttttttttcgttttgaaccGACAGCAGAGGAGGGTCTGTTTGCACAATACTACTCGTCTGCTGCCATCGTTTATTGATGAATAACATTTATGACACCCAATAAACCGTATACAGATATACATATCACGAATAATTAACCAGGAAATTGTCGACTGATCTTTTTCACCTAGTAATGCCTCTTTAATAATCTCGtttccccccccccaccacccaCACTATTCTCGGCCCGGAGTCGCACGCACCCGCCGCGGTCGGTGGGACCACACAACAGATCCTGTACGTTACTTGGAGTGACTTTTCGGTTGCCTATGAACCCTTTCACTGTCAGCCGCATTGATACCCAGTGAGGACAGTAAAAAATGTGTGTTCAGCTGTATCCTTCGGATGCTGGCAGTAGGGACAAGCCGCGTCAGAAGGGTAAGGTTCACATTCGTTCATTTCCGCAACACGTATCGACGCTGTTTTGTGTTATTAATAGAGAAATTTTGAAATCGTATTACACACACGCACGTatatccgtataatattatgtacataatataaaatattacctacctatttatgtatCAAATGAGTGTGCGAAAgacatgtaattatataatatgtgcctgTGTGTTGCAGCGTGATTGCATAACTGTATAGTAGTCTGCACCTATATATGCACCGCATATAGTCacaattggtacctatatatgccaATAACTATAAATACGCGTGTAATGTGTGTGTACGATGTAGTACAGGTATATCTTTTCTGGTCGTGTAATGACTGCATTGACTGGATTGAACTCGGGggaggtaataatattgttttggtgACTTATATTGGTACACGAATAACAGCATAGATATAGCGGCTGTCGAAAAATCGTTGAAAAGACTGaggaaagaataaaaaaaataatgttaaagcattatgtattattatttattaaaaaacaatgaaggttttaaatttatattgtattatacgtgtatatatgtgaatgtatacctatattatatttccgatttatattaattgtcgtAAGACATCTGAACTAATTTTATTCACGGTCGTCTTGAAATAATGACTGCACGTTATAAGGACTTTAGCTgcatgttaaattaattttttagaatctCATTTACTATTTGTGttcacttaatatatataacaccATCTCATAATACCTATCTTATATCGAAATGAAGGTTTTCGTGAGCCAAGCATCAATAAGTTTAAGGTTTTTTTCTTAAGGAAGTAAGATTTGGTTATGTTTTGtgagtttctataatatattatattgtaattacaatttataagtaaaaaaataccaaatttaccttaaaataaattcaacgtTGCAAGTTGCATAGTCGAACTATAGCAGTCTATAGGTACAGCGTATGTACCAAAGTGTTCAGTATTTTGATTATAAGTGGTTCAGGCATGGTATACGTGtggtattaatgtaatataatgataacaataggtatattataatattacattatatatatagatacatatattgcAAAATTTAAAACCTAACACTTtataggaaaataaaaacaattaatattaattattattgctattatgtTAACTTGTAGGTTAGGAGCTTAGGTTAGGTTTATacgacataaattattattattttgcttattaagtattgagtaatgactaatgaataattaatttatcaacggTAGCAGGGGTTTTTTAGGAAGCGAGTACACCTAAAACTACCTAACTCAACTAcctgtaattatttttgtttattgaaaaatagtattttatacgtattaatGTTAACTGTATACTGTTTCAGGCGCTAGCCATGTGAAGGTCaataagatactataatataatattatattatacagctgtCTCGATATTTATACAGGCTTTTTGACTGAGCGAAAATTGttctatcaatatttataggaaaaacctagataatgtatt
This is a stretch of genomic DNA from Acyrthosiphon pisum isolate AL4f chromosome A3, pea_aphid_22Mar2018_4r6ur, whole genome shotgun sequence. It encodes these proteins:
- the LOC100161983 gene encoding apolipoprotein D isoform X2; protein product: MGLLKITLVLMVSCSSLYSVNCHSYHFGQCPTLEPMTDFSMDKLLGKWYAIQKTSTSSRCLEYNFEKTGEPNAYKLDQMSENSIINVAKSNNYHYVGNLKADPSLPSRMIANFPLSVAGKASFVVFSTDYTNYAGIFSCQKIPLGNRHSVTILSRSKTLDKQYVDKVRNRIASSNVNPFDLTIVDQNNCAHLNTTMRVEINDQTFSSHNIGQAVRKVGSKIGDGVEYVIEGGKKIYKSVSSSETKDNPNSEFELMP
- the LOC100161983 gene encoding apolipoprotein D isoform X1, which translates into the protein MSSRVFLGTFLGFTNLLDKFEDRSTLLYPRLKYLRFPIMGLLKITLVLMVSCSSLYSVNCHSYHFGQCPTLEPMTDFSMDKLLGKWYAIQKTSTSSRCLEYNFEKTGEPNAYKLDQMSENSIINVAKSNNYHYVGNLKADPSLPSRMIANFPLSVAGKASFVVFSTDYTNYAGIFSCQKIPLGNRHSVTILSRSKTLDKQYVDKVRNRIASSNVNPFDLTIVDQNNCAHLNTTMRVEINDQTFSSHNIGQAVRKVGSKIGDGVEYVIEGGKKIYKSVSSSETKDNPNSEFELMP